TAAAGCTGTTTCACCGGAAAAACCTGTGGTTTGGAAAACTCCAGAATTACAATTTTACCATGAGGTTTCAACACCCTACGCATGTCAGCAAGTCCTTTTTCCAGGTTTTCATAATTTCGCACACCATAAGCCACAGTAATCGCATCGAAGTGATTGTCCTCAAAAGGTAACTTTTCAGAGTCGCCCAGTTTTACCGAAAACACCTCATTCAAATTACGGTCGTTAATTTTACGCTTTGCCACTTCAAGCATTCCGCTGGAAATGTCCACGCCAATAATCCGCTCCGGCTTAAGGATCTTAATGGCTTCAAAAGCAAAATCGCCCGTACCCGTCGCCACATCAAGCATCAGTCGCGGATGGATAGATTTTAATTCTTTAATCGCCTTTTTACGCCATAAAATATCTATGCCAAGCGACATAAAATGATTTAAAAAATCATAAGTGCCGGAGATATTATTAAACATATCTGCCACTTGTTCTTTTTTTGTAGCTGTATCAGACTGGTAAGGGGTTATTTTTTCATTCATGGTTGTGCGGCAAATATAAGTATTGTTTGAAATCTAATTTTCTACCTTTGTCAAATGATTATAAAATCAGCAACATTTGTTTGTAGCAATACAAAGATGGCACCATTGCCTGTAGCCAACATGCCGGAATATGCATTTATCGGCCGTTCCAACGTAGGTAAATCTTCCCTGATCAATATGCTGGTCAATCAGCATGGCCTTGCAAAGACTTCTCAGAAGCCTGGAAAAACGCAATTGATCAACCACTTTTTAATAAACGAAAAATGGTATATCGTAGATTTACCAGGATACGGTTATGCTAAAGTATCTAAAAACAGCAGAGAAAGCTGGGAAAAGTTCATCCGCAATTACATCACCAAAAGGGAAAGCCTGCAATGTGTATTTGTGCTGATAGATAGCCGTATCCCTCCACAAAAGATAGACATTGAATTCTGCTGCTGGATGGGGGAAATCCAAATCCCATTTGTACTGGCCTTTACAAAAACAGATAAGCAATCGGTTACAAAGACGAATCAAAATATCGCATTGTTTAAAAAAGAACTTAGCGGGTGGTTTGAAGAAATTCCGCCTATTTTCCGTACATCCGCAGAAAAGATACTGGGCCGTGATGAGATCCTTGGATTTATTGAAGACACCAATCTGGATTTCGCCATGCCCATACTAACCCCCAACGATGACCCTGCCTAATAAATCATGAAGAAGTATTTTTCCCTGGTGCTTTTTGCCCATTCTATATTTGCCCTGCCATTTGCTATGATTGGCTTTTTCCTGGGCGTAACCACCACAGATCAGCCTTTTAGCTGGTTACTTTTTGTATTGGTGTTATTATGTATGGTATTTGCCCGAAATTCTGCCATGGCCTTTAACAGGTACCTGGATCGTGATATTGATGCTAAAAATCCAAGGACGCAGATGCGTGACATTCCTGCCGGAAAGATCGGCGCCAATGAAGCACTTATCTTCGTTATTGTCAATTGCCTGCTGTTCATCATTGCCACAAAATTCATTAACAACTTGTGCTTTTACCTTTCGCCGGTTGCCTTATTTGTCGTTTTGTTTTACAGCTACACTAAAAGATTTACTGCACTTTGCCATCTGGTTCTGGGCTTAGGCCTTGCGCTTGCTCCCATTGGGGCTTATATCGCCGTTACCGGCCAATTCAATATTGTTCCATTACTCTATTCTTTTGCTGTGTTATTTTGGGTAAGTGGTTTTGATATTATTTATGCCCTGCAAGATGAAGATTTTGACCGCGCAGAAAAGCTCCATTCCATACCAGCAGCGCTCGGTATAAAAAATGCGTTAAAGCTTTCCGTTTTTCTTCATGTATGTTCCGCATTATGTGTAATCCTCCCCCTTTTATTTACACCTTTTAGCTGGTTCTACTACATCGGTGTAGCATTTTTCTGTGCTATGCTCATCTATCAGCACCTATTGGTTAAACCTGGCGACATCAGCAAGGTAAACAAAGCATTTGCCACTACTAATGGCTTTGCATCTTTAATTTTCGCCATCTGCTTCCTGCTGGATGCGCTATTAAGAACACATTTTATACTTTAATCATGATCAATCTCATCATACCTAAAAAAACAAGAACTTTTATTCCTCAGGACCTTGTAATGCAATGGGACAACCTGGAGCCCATCCTGAACGAATTGCTTGCCCGTCAAATCGACAATGTTACCGAACTGGAACAATGGCTAAAAGACAAAAGTGAACTGGAAGCGGCATTGGAGGAGGACTTTGCCTGGCGTTACATTAAAATGAGCTGTGATACTGCCAATGAAGAAAAAGTTAAAGCATTTCAGTATTTTGCAGAAGAAATCGATCCAAAAATATCACCTATCAGCAACCTGCTCAACATCAAATTGATGGAAAGTGATTATGTAGAGGAACTGGATCAGGAAAAATATTTCGTTTACCTGCGTGCCATCAGGAAATCTTTAGAACTGTACCGCGAAGAAAACGTAGAACTGTTTACTAAAATCCTAGTTACCCAGCAAAAGTATCAGGCTGCTTCAGGTGCCATGAGCGTTACCATCAACGGCCAGGAATACACCATGGAGCAAGCTTCGGTATTTATTAAGGATACCGACAGAGCCGTTCGTCAGCAAGCATGGGAGACCATCCAGCAACGCAGATTGGTTGACAAAGACGACCTAAACATCATTTTTGATGAACTGGCTACAATGCGCCATCAGGTTGCCCTGAATGCTGGATTTGAAAACTACCGGGATTACATGTTTCAAGCCCTGGGACGTTTTGATTATACGGTTAAAGATTGCTACCATTTTCATGAAGCTATAGAAAAGGAAATCGTTCCTATCCTTAAAGAACAGGCTGACAAAAGGGCGAAAGCCATCGGAATTGAAATTTTGAAACCATGGGACCTGGATGTAAGTACTTCAGGAAAACCGGCCTTAAGGCCTTTCAAAAATGGTGCTGAACTGATCGACAAAACCATTGCAGCTTTTAATGCCATCGATCCAAAACTGGGACAGATGCTTGCGGTAATGAAAGCCAATAATTTGTTTGATGTGGAAAGTAGAAAAGGGAAAGCACCAGGGGGTTACAACTATCCTCTGGC
The Pedobacter sp. MC2016-14 DNA segment above includes these coding regions:
- the yihA gene encoding ribosome biogenesis GTP-binding protein YihA/YsxC, translated to MIIKSATFVCSNTKMAPLPVANMPEYAFIGRSNVGKSSLINMLVNQHGLAKTSQKPGKTQLINHFLINEKWYIVDLPGYGYAKVSKNSRESWEKFIRNYITKRESLQCVFVLIDSRIPPQKIDIEFCCWMGEIQIPFVLAFTKTDKQSVTKTNQNIALFKKELSGWFEEIPPIFRTSAEKILGRDEILGFIEDTNLDFAMPILTPNDDPA
- a CDS encoding UbiA-like polyprenyltransferase, producing the protein MKKYFSLVLFAHSIFALPFAMIGFFLGVTTTDQPFSWLLFVLVLLCMVFARNSAMAFNRYLDRDIDAKNPRTQMRDIPAGKIGANEALIFVIVNCLLFIIATKFINNLCFYLSPVALFVVLFYSYTKRFTALCHLVLGLGLALAPIGAYIAVTGQFNIVPLLYSFAVLFWVSGFDIIYALQDEDFDRAEKLHSIPAALGIKNALKLSVFLHVCSALCVILPLLFTPFSWFYYIGVAFFCAMLIYQHLLVKPGDISKVNKAFATTNGFASLIFAICFLLDALLRTHFIL
- a CDS encoding M3 family oligoendopeptidase, with protein sequence MINLIIPKKTRTFIPQDLVMQWDNLEPILNELLARQIDNVTELEQWLKDKSELEAALEEDFAWRYIKMSCDTANEEKVKAFQYFAEEIDPKISPISNLLNIKLMESDYVEELDQEKYFVYLRAIRKSLELYREENVELFTKILVTQQKYQAASGAMSVTINGQEYTMEQASVFIKDTDRAVRQQAWETIQQRRLVDKDDLNIIFDELATMRHQVALNAGFENYRDYMFQALGRFDYTVKDCYHFHEAIEKEIVPILKEQADKRAKAIGIEILKPWDLDVSTSGKPALRPFKNGAELIDKTIAAFNAIDPKLGQMLAVMKANNLFDVESRKGKAPGGYNYPLAETGAPFIFMNSAGTLRDLTTMVHEGGHAIHTFLTANLELNDFKHCPSEVAELASMSMELISMDQWHIYFDNEEDLIRAKKEQLLDVLKTLPWVAVIDQFQHWIYTNPGHNAADREEAFKQIYTTFGAGFANWQDLELQFGNVWQKQLHVFELPFYYIEYGIAQLGAIAIWKNYKENPSKALQQYLDALSLGYTKPMNEIYETAGIKFDFSVNYINELASFVKTELEKLD
- the ubiE gene encoding bifunctional demethylmenaquinone methyltransferase/2-methoxy-6-polyprenyl-1,4-benzoquinol methylase UbiE, whose protein sequence is MNEKITPYQSDTATKKEQVADMFNNISGTYDFLNHFMSLGIDILWRKKAIKELKSIHPRLMLDVATGTGDFAFEAIKILKPERIIGVDISSGMLEVAKRKINDRNLNEVFSVKLGDSEKLPFEDNHFDAITVAYGVRNYENLEKGLADMRRVLKPHGKIVILEFSKPQVFPVKQLYNFYFKYITPFLGRVFSKDQRAYSYLPESVAAFPDGKTFTALMDKVGFKETKHRPLTFGISAIYTGIK